The DNA window TCCGGCGCAAAGGTTTTGAGACCAAGAGCTTTGATTGCGGCGCGAGTCGCTTCGGTGAGACGTGCGTGGCGGGCAAAGATATTTTCTAAGCCCTCTCGCTTCATCATTTGTAATGCTGTTTGTAAACCAAAAATCAGATTCACTGGCGGTGTAAAAGGCGTTGTATTCTTCGCGAGGCTCTTTTTCGCTGATTTTAAATCAAGGTAAAAACGAGGAATTTTGGCGTTTTCGTAGGCCGCCCAAGCTTTATCGCTGACGGAGACAAAACCCAAACCCGGTGGCAACATAAAGCCTTTTTGGGAGCCGGTAGCAACAACATCTAGACCCCATTCATCAACGGGGACATTGCAAGATCCCATGCTGGTGACAGAATCGACGATCATTAATGCGCCATGGTCTTTGACGTAACCGCTAATGGTTTCAAGGTCATTTAAAACACCTGTCGATGTTTCAGAGTGGGTGACCACAACACCTTTAATTTCTTTATTAGTATCCGCTGCTAATTTTGCTTTAAAGGCTTCTGGATCGAGAGCTTCTCCCCAAGGTGCTTCGATACGCTCGACATCCATGCCGTAGGTTTCGCAAATAATTGCCCAGCGATCGCCGAATTTACCATTAGTGCCGACAAGAACCTTATCACTAGAGTCGAGGAAATTAATTAAACCAGCTTCCATCGCGCCAGTACCACTAGCTGCGAGACAAAACACATCATTTTTCGTTTGGAAGAGCCACTGGAGATTTTCGGTTACCTCCGCCATAATTTCGCTAAAGGCTCCGCTGCGGTGACCGATGGGATGCTTTGCCATCGCCAAGAGGACGCTTTCCGGTACCGGTGTTGGCCCCGGAATCATCAACATATGTTTGTCTTCCATGGTTTATTTTTCCTCACATAAATTTTGTCTGAGAACGCCGCCACCCAATAGGGTTCGATGGTTTTGCAGAGCTAAATCCTATCCTATGGGATCGCCCAAATCAAGAATTGATTCTCCTCATAGACATTCACGAAGAGTAACATCCTGCCAAACAGAGGTCAGACAACGTTACAGATGGTTGCAAAGGATCACAAAACTCGAAAATTTATCACCTAAGACCTATCCTAAAATCATCATTTTTTAAATCAACTCACCACCATAAAAATTTAGCTTTCGCCATGAGTGATCAAGTCGTTAGAACGGAAACCACAGGTTATTTTGAGCGCATTAAAAACTCCATTATTGGTGTGTTCTTAGGCATTGTGCTGTTTTTGGCAGCCTTTGGTGTTTTGTACTGGAATGAGGGACGAGTTGATTTATCGAAGGTGGTAAAAAAGGCCACTGAAATTCCAGCCACAGGTGTGCCGACAGTCGATATTGGCGAATTTGTTTCCGTCACTGGCACTTTAGCCAGCCCTGAAACCCTTGGCGATAACCCCTATTTGAGTGCGGGCGATTATATCGCTCTGAGACGACGCTCAGAAATGTTTGCGTGGGTAGAAAATACCCAAACGGAAACGAAAAAAAATACAGGTGGCTCCGAAACAAAAACGACGACTTATTCCTATTCAAAGCAATGGGAGAGTAACCCTGCTAATTCTTCTGGTTTTGAGCGGCCTGCTGGTCATAAAAATCCAACTAAAACTATTGATGATGCTAGTTTGAAAGTGAGGACAGCCAATGTTGGTGATTTCAAATTAGATTTAGCGAATTTGTCTTATCCGATTTCAGACAACGTTAAGCTTTCGCCCCAAAATGTTTCGCCAGAGTATCAATCTCAGCAATCGGGTAACTATATTTTTCTCGGCACAGGGACGCTACAAGCTCCTAATGTTGGTGATATACGCCTTAGCTACAAGGCGCTACCTGGCAATATTCAAACTACGGTTTTTGGGGAATTTTCAGCGCCACAGAATCTATCACCCCACAAAATTCGCGGTATTTCTGTTTATCGTCTCCTAAAGGGAACCCGTGAACAGGCGATCGCCTCCCTTGCCTCCTCCCACAAAACAATGACTTGGATTTTACGCGGCGTAGGGTTTGGCATGATGTGGATTGGCCTAACCATGATGGTTGAACCCTTAAGTGTTGTGCTTGACTTTATTCCATTTATTGGCGGACTCAGCCGAAATGCGTCAGGATTTGTCGCGTTTATCCTTGCCGCAATTTTATCGAGCGCAACAATCCTCATTTCAATTGTTTTGCACAGCCCAATTATGATCTTTTTAGCCCTTGGACTCAGTGGCTTTGTTGCCTACCGTTGGACAAAACGCCGCAAAAATAAAACTGCCGACGCATCTGCTTAGACTGAGATTGTGAAGTTTTTAAGAGTGGCGATTATCAAAAATGATCGCCACTAGCTTTTTATATTTTATTTTTCATTAGGCTGATGAAAGTTACTGATCTGCATTCTCTAGGCTTTGACATTGCTGCTGTAAATAGTTGAAAATTTCTTTTTTTCCTATTCGCTTTCCTTTTTCTACTCCTAAGTTATGTATTGTTTCAAGAAAGTTCAGCAATTGAGGGATTTCTTCGGCATCAATGTCTCTGGGTAATGTTCCAATTTTTTTTGGGACTCCCTGATCCATCCACAACACTGAATAATCTTCGTCCTGCGGTGGAAAAGTCATAAATCGTCTTGAGCTGCTAAGAATAGGTTCCATAGTTTGTTTTATACAAAAATGTCTGTATAACACTACAGAACTCTGTGTGAGTATTCGGCGATCGCTGTGTACCTAACAACATGATCCCCGTCACAATATTGCATGATTTAATTTTAGATGGTTACTTTTATTCAGATAGCTTACCGAATCCCTTCGATTCAACTACCTGAAATGAAGCTATAAATTTAAACCGTGTCTTTTTTCATTTGAATTAGCTCGATTTTGTAGCCGTTAGGATCTTCAACAAAAGCAATCACTGTTGTGCCATGCTTCATCGGGCCGGGTTCGCGGGAGATTTTGCCACCGAGTTCGCGGATTTTTTCGCAAGTGCCATAAATATCATCAACGCCCAGAGCCACGTGACCAAAGCCATTGCCAAGGTCATAACTGTCGGTATCCCAGTTGTGGGTAAGTTCGATAACGGTATTGTCTTTCTCGTCGCCATAGCCCACAAAAGCAAGGGTGAATTTACCGCCGGGATAGTCCTTTTTGCGGAGCAGTTTCATGCCGAGGACATCGCAGTAAAAGTTGATCGATTCGTCGAGGTTTCCCACGCGAATCATGGTGTGTAGCATTTTCATGGTTTTGGGGTCTCTATAAAAATCTAGAAACTATTGTAAAGAGTCTGTCGGTTTAGTTCACGGAAAACCCTCGTTTACTTTCAGTTAGTTCACCTTGCTCCACTACAAAATTTACCTGATGTTCAGCGTTGCCTTGTTGAACTTTTAGGCTCCAGTTACCGGGTTTTATTTCTAGTTTTGGATGATTCGGCTCGGTGGGTTGCCAAGGCTGATTATTTAAAAACCACTGCACAGGTTGATTATTCATAGTCTGATATTGAATTTGCAATTCGTTTGTGTCTCCGGAAAAACTCAACAGCCGATCGCCATCATTAGGAAACAATATTTGCAAACCGCTTTGGGGCACATCGATGCGGGTTTGGGTGGCGAGCCAATCGTTATATTCGGCGGGTAAAGTGAGTTGGATTTCGCTGTTGATCTCTTGATAAAAATCGTCGGTATCGGTCTCATATTGAGCGAGATCTTCGGGATAAAAATATTCTTGGGCGATCGCCGGACATAGACCCGTGGATTTTTTGCCGGAGAGGGCACAAATAGGCTTTTTCACCATGTCAGTAGGTTCAGGGAAAGCACTAGGTTCTTGGTT is part of the [Limnothrix rosea] IAM M-220 genome and encodes:
- a CDS encoding pyridoxal-phosphate-dependent aminotransferase family protein, with protein sequence MEDKHMLMIPGPTPVPESVLLAMAKHPIGHRSGAFSEIMAEVTENLQWLFQTKNDVFCLAASGTGAMEAGLINFLDSSDKVLVGTNGKFGDRWAIICETYGMDVERIEAPWGEALDPEAFKAKLAADTNKEIKGVVVTHSETSTGVLNDLETISGYVKDHGALMIVDSVTSMGSCNVPVDEWGLDVVATGSQKGFMLPPGLGFVSVSDKAWAAYENAKIPRFYLDLKSAKKSLAKNTTPFTPPVNLIFGLQTALQMMKREGLENIFARHARLTEATRAAIKALGLKTFAPDSNASKAVTSVDPSPIGAEDIRKAMRSQFDIALAGGQDDYKGKIFRIGHLGFVHERDVITAIAALEATLQSLGHTDFEAGAGLKAAASVFQQS
- a CDS encoding TMEM43 family protein; the protein is MSDQVVRTETTGYFERIKNSIIGVFLGIVLFLAAFGVLYWNEGRVDLSKVVKKATEIPATGVPTVDIGEFVSVTGTLASPETLGDNPYLSAGDYIALRRRSEMFAWVENTQTETKKNTGGSETKTTTYSYSKQWESNPANSSGFERPAGHKNPTKTIDDASLKVRTANVGDFKLDLANLSYPISDNVKLSPQNVSPEYQSQQSGNYIFLGTGTLQAPNVGDIRLSYKALPGNIQTTVFGEFSAPQNLSPHKIRGISVYRLLKGTREQAIASLASSHKTMTWILRGVGFGMMWIGLTMMVEPLSVVLDFIPFIGGLSRNASGFVAFILAAILSSATILISIVLHSPIMIFLALGLSGFVAYRWTKRRKNKTADASA
- the gloA gene encoding lactoylglutathione lyase; translation: MKMLHTMIRVGNLDESINFYCDVLGMKLLRKKDYPGGKFTLAFVGYGDEKDNTVIELTHNWDTDSYDLGNGFGHVALGVDDIYGTCEKIRELGGKISREPGPMKHGTTVIAFVEDPNGYKIELIQMKKDTV